The following nucleotide sequence is from Deinococcus proteolyticus MRP.
ACCCGGCACTGCCGCATGAAGGTGGTCACCCGGCTGATGGAAACCACCGAGTTCGCCCGGCCCATCCCGGCGGGCAGCATCGTGGAGCTGTTGGCCTGGGTGACAGCTGTGGGCCGCACCTCCATGCGGGTGCGGGTAGAGGTGTTTACTGAGGACATGTACTTGCCTGCCCGCAGCCTGGCCTGCAGCGGCGAATTCGTGCTGGTGGCGCTGGACGCGCAGGGACAGCCCACGCTGGTGCCTCCGCTCCGGGAGCGGTAGGCCTGGCCCAGGACCTGAACTTTCTGCCTGCTGGCAGCACATTTGTCTCTGCGGCCAGCGGCCCATACTGGCCCCATGTCTGCTTCTGCTGCCTGTCAGGTGCCCGCGTGAGCGCCTATCTGCTTGCCACCGGCACCGCCGTGCCGCCCCACGTGTACCCGCAGGACATGGTGCGCGACATGATCAAGAATCAGGCCCGGCTGGGCCGGCTGGCGCGGCGGCTGGTGCCAGCAGCATTCAACGCTTCGGGTATTGACCAGCGCCACAGCGTGATTGGCGACTACCGGCCCGGCTCGGGCGGCGGAGCCTTTTACGACGAGGCCACCGGGGAGATGCTGACCCCCAGCACCGGGGCACGCAACGCCGTGTACGTGCGGGAAGCCACGCCGCTGTTCGTGGAAGCGGGCCGGCGGGCGCTGGAGGCCAGCGGCCTGGGCGCAGGCGACATCACCCATGTGGTGACGGTGTCCTGCACCGGATTCTTCGCGCCGGGGCCGGACTATATGGTGGTGCGCCAGCTGGGGCTGCGGCCCACCACCGGGCGGTATCACGTGGGATTCATGGGCTGTTATGCGGCTTTTCCGGCGCTGAAGATGGCCAAAGCCTTCTGCGACGCCGACCCGGAAGCTGCCGTGATGGTCATCTGCACCGAGCTGTGTACCCTGCACGTGAACCCCGGCGACGACCCCGACTCTATCCTGTCCAGCACGGTCTTTGCGGACGGCGCAGCGGCGGCGGTGGTGAGTGGCCGCCCCCCCCAGGCCGGACGGCAGGCCCTGCGGCTGGACGCCTTCGAAACTACCCTGACCCCGCCCGGCGAGGGCGAAAAGGACATGGCCTGGAGTGTAGGCGACCAGGGCTACGAGATGGTGCTGAGCAGCTACGTGCCCGACATCATCGAAAACCACCTGCACGGGGCGCTGGGGCCGCTGCTGCTGAACCTGGCCGCCGAACTGCATGCCAGCGGCGCCGAAGTTGAGCACTGGGCTGTGCACCCTGGCGGGCGGGCCATTCTGGACAAGGTGCAGGGCAGCCTGGGCCTCAGCGAGGAGCAGATGCGCCCCTCGCGCGAGGTGCTGCGCGAGTACGGCAACATGAGCAGCGCCACGGTGCTGTTTATCATCGGGCGGCTGCTGGACACGGCGCAGCCGGGTGAGCGGGCCTGCGCGATGGCATTCGGTCCTGGCCTGACGGTGGAATCGGGCCTGATGACTGCCGTGCTGGGAGAATAGCAGTGGGGTGGCCTGGCTTTTCCCGCCGCGAGCTGCACACGCCGGAGCTGATGGACGACCCCGACTGCGACCTGGGCACGCTGTATCGCACCTACGAGCAATTCGACCGGGTCAACGCGCTGGTGGCGGGCTGGCCGCTGGTCTACCGTTCGCACCTGCGGCCCTTTTTGCGCCGTGACCGTGCCAACACCCTGCTGGACATCGGATGCGGTGGGGGAGACGTGGCCCGGCACCTGATTCGCTGGGCAGCCCGCGACGGCTTTACGCTGCGGGTGCTGGGCATCGACGCCGACGAGAGGGCAATCGCCTACGCCGGGGCGCAGACGCCCATGTCGGGCCTGCATTTCCGGGCCGTGATGAGCCGTGAACTGGTGCGCGAGGGCCAGCGCTTCGACCTCATCATTTCCAACCACATGCTGCACCACCTGTCCGCCACGGAGCTGACCGGGTTGCTGCACGACTGCGAAGCGCTGGGCGGGCGCACCGTCCATTCGGACATCGAGCGCTCGGCGCTGGCCTGGGCAGGGTTCGGGGCCATCATGACGCCCTTTTTCCACGATTCGTTTATCGTGCCCGACGGGATGCTGTCGGTGCGCCGCAGCTACCGCGCTTCCGAGCTGCGCCGCGCCGTGCCGCCCGGCTGGCGGGTGGAGCGCCCCTTTCCGTTCCGGCTGCTGCTGACCCATGCTGGAGCGGACCATGCTTGACGTGGCTATCGTGGGTGGCGGCCCGGTGGGGCTGTACCTGGGCGGGCTGCTGGCCCAGGCGGGGCTGGATATTGCTGTGCTGGACCGCCGCACCCAGGCGCCTCCGCACTCCAAGGCCATTGGTATTCACCCCCGCGCCCTGCATGGGTTCGGGCGGCTGGGGGTGCTGGAACCCATGCGGGCGGCAGGTATCACCATTCGCCGTGGCCTGCTGCTGGGCGGCGGAGGCCGGGTGCTGGGCGAGCTGGACTTCGCCGGGGCCGACCCGCAGCACCCCTACATTCTCTCGCTGCCGCAGATGCAGACCGAGGCCCTGCTGACCGGGCGGCTGGAAGAATTGGCCCCGGGTGCCCTGCGCCGCCCGGTCACCGTGACCGGGATAGAGGAGCGCGGCAACAGCCTGAACGTGCAGCTGGAGCAGGATGGGCAGGTGCAGACCCTTACAGCCCGCCATGTCGTCGCTGCCGACGGCTGGCGCTCCGGGCTGCGGCAGGCGGCCGGCATCGCCTTTCCGGGTGGCCCCTATCCCGACCGCTACCTGATGGGTGACTTTCCCGACACCACTCCTTTTGGCGAAAGTGCCATGATTGCGCTGACGGCGGCGGGCGTGACCGAGTGTTTTCCGCTGCCAGGCGGGCTGCGCCGCTGGGTGGTGCATACCGGCTCCACGCTGCTGGACAGTGCTGGCCCTGAAACCCTGGCCCGCATCGTCCGGGAACGCACCGGCTTACCCATTCCCGCTGCCGAGTGCCGGATGCTCAGCGCCTTTACCGTGCGGCGGCACCTGGCAGAGCGGATGGTGCGCGGCCGCCTCAGCCTGATTGGGGACGCGGCCCATGTGGTCAGCCCGATTGGCGGGCAGGGCATGAACCTGGGCTGGCTGGACGCCGACGTCTTGGCCCCGCTGCTGATTCGTGCGGTGCGCGGCGAGAAAGTCCCGGAGGCCGAGTGGCACCACTGGGAGACGCAGCGCCGCCGCTCCGCGTGGGTGGCCGCCCGGCAGGCTGAAGCCAACATGAGCGCCGGCCGCCCCACCACTCCGGCCCGGCAGCAAGCCCGCGAACGCCTGCTGGCGGGCCTGCTGGGGCCACATACTGCCCCGCTGCTGGCGAGCGCCTTCACCATGCGCTGGCTGTAGCCGCTGCGGCACCAGCATGCCTGCACAGTGCCGGATGATTCCAGCGGTCTGCTGCGCCCCATCGGGCCCTTGCCAGCCGCTTCAGAACAGCCCCACAATCTCCCCAGTTTCGTCAATATCAATGTTCTGCGCCGCCGGCGTGGCTCCCAGGCCCGGCATGGTCCGCATGTCGCCGCAGATGGCGTAGATGTACCCGGCGCCCACAGCGGCGCGGACCTCGCGTACCGGCAGCGTCCAGCCGGTCGGTGCGCTGCGCAACTTGGGGTCGCTGGAAATGCTCAGGTGCGTCTTGGCAATGACCACCGGCAGGTTGCCGTAGCCC
It contains:
- a CDS encoding type III polyketide synthase, translating into MSAYLLATGTAVPPHVYPQDMVRDMIKNQARLGRLARRLVPAAFNASGIDQRHSVIGDYRPGSGGGAFYDEATGEMLTPSTGARNAVYVREATPLFVEAGRRALEASGLGAGDITHVVTVSCTGFFAPGPDYMVVRQLGLRPTTGRYHVGFMGCYAAFPALKMAKAFCDADPEAAVMVICTELCTLHVNPGDDPDSILSSTVFADGAAAAVVSGRPPQAGRQALRLDAFETTLTPPGEGEKDMAWSVGDQGYEMVLSSYVPDIIENHLHGALGPLLLNLAAELHASGAEVEHWAVHPGGRAILDKVQGSLGLSEEQMRPSREVLREYGNMSSATVLFIIGRLLDTAQPGERACAMAFGPGLTVESGLMTAVLGE
- a CDS encoding FAD-dependent oxidoreductase; protein product: MLDVAIVGGGPVGLYLGGLLAQAGLDIAVLDRRTQAPPHSKAIGIHPRALHGFGRLGVLEPMRAAGITIRRGLLLGGGGRVLGELDFAGADPQHPYILSLPQMQTEALLTGRLEELAPGALRRPVTVTGIEERGNSLNVQLEQDGQVQTLTARHVVAADGWRSGLRQAAGIAFPGGPYPDRYLMGDFPDTTPFGESAMIALTAAGVTECFPLPGGLRRWVVHTGSTLLDSAGPETLARIVRERTGLPIPAAECRMLSAFTVRRHLAERMVRGRLSLIGDAAHVVSPIGGQGMNLGWLDADVLAPLLIRAVRGEKVPEAEWHHWETQRRRSAWVAARQAEANMSAGRPTTPARQQARERLLAGLLGPHTAPLLASAFTMRWL
- a CDS encoding acyl-CoA thioesterase; the protein is MPLSVSAAPPAETSITRMTQVVFPGTTNHHGTLFGGEVLSMMDSAAFIAATRHCRMKVVTRLMETTEFARPIPAGSIVELLAWVTAVGRTSMRVRVEVFTEDMYLPARSLACSGEFVLVALDAQGQPTLVPPLRER
- a CDS encoding class I SAM-dependent methyltransferase, which gives rise to MGWPGFSRRELHTPELMDDPDCDLGTLYRTYEQFDRVNALVAGWPLVYRSHLRPFLRRDRANTLLDIGCGGGDVARHLIRWAARDGFTLRVLGIDADERAIAYAGAQTPMSGLHFRAVMSRELVREGQRFDLIISNHMLHHLSATELTGLLHDCEALGGRTVHSDIERSALAWAGFGAIMTPFFHDSFIVPDGMLSVRRSYRASELRRAVPPGWRVERPFPFRLLLTHAGADHA